The Aureispira anguillae genome contains a region encoding:
- a CDS encoding GNAT family N-acetyltransferase, whose product MKFTYEFIESEKFFVFFKKNRSKIFSDDFDFDIDRILTNEEKEKRNNHKRIFSKGHSYYLVAKKNDEIIGWSFGVQKSAEDYYMVNSAVFPNYRNKGIYTMMLNKSVELISKQGFQRIYSLHKMSNNPILIPKLKYGFIITGFEINDVFGSLVELSYYTNPTRRELLEIRIGRKKIDSDKMGLIK is encoded by the coding sequence ATGAAGTTTACTTATGAATTTATTGAATCAGAAAAATTCTTTGTTTTTTTTAAAAAAAATAGAAGCAAAATTTTTAGTGATGACTTTGACTTTGATATAGATAGGATATTAACGAATGAAGAAAAAGAGAAAAGGAATAATCATAAAAGAATATTTTCAAAAGGTCATAGCTATTATTTAGTAGCTAAGAAAAATGATGAAATTATTGGTTGGTCATTTGGAGTGCAAAAAAGTGCCGAAGACTACTATATGGTAAATTCAGCAGTATTTCCTAATTATAGAAATAAAGGAATTTACACAATGATGCTCAATAAATCGGTTGAATTGATAAGTAAACAAGGATTTCAAAGAATTTATAGTTTACATAAAATGTCAAACAATCCAATATTGATACCAAAGCTGAAGTATGGATTTATAATTACAGGCTTCGAGATAAACGATGTATTTGGAAGTTTAGTTGAATTGAGTTATTACACTAATCCTACTAGAAGAGAATTATTGGAGATAAGAATAGGAAGGAAGAAAATAGATAGCGATAAAATGGGTTTGATAAAATAA
- a CDS encoding CHAT domain-containing protein: MQYVHPLFIILIFFSSIVAQNKPKKLPKLSFSEIDSLMHLEYNNHSYDKAIAYLEIGRIKAKKQFGELDSIFASYTANLGLLNSIIGKQKEAEKLLIQAKNIQKEILGSQHLSFATSLNSLAILYKEMGEYEKAEKLFIKTKNIIQKSLGDKDLKFAITLSNLADLYLNMGKYEEAEELLLHAKHITSEAFGEKNINSITTLNNLAALYRFMEEYEKAEVLFMQIGSIIRASYGEEHIALATNLNNLAALYQSMGKSSKVEKLLIQTKEIIAKTLGEKHPKFAITVNNLADLYFKLGKYKKAEALFLQAGKIIEKNLGREHPSLASTLCNLAALYERIGAYNKSEKLLFEAKDIRLKTLGTEHPDYAIVLNNIGRLYEKMNRLEEAFLFCKRSIAANSIQVDTHFIDWSNLDSFIYYSNEYINTSINTTLSVLEKQYRQTGDKSKIELYYEITRTALRFNDKIRNNFSGNGTKLRTLSKNTELIKDGLRIGSLLNRPIQDLFQFAEYNKSVFLLDAIKSTHLYQLGNLPDSLFYKEKNIRKKQATLEANLLENQSKNEKDSLLGLLILANEEIDLFNKKLRKEYPKYTTMKYEQKRISIAEIQSELDERSALIEYVIGDSIVYVFYIDKYKVRLKLLSIDINELNMKIKNLRGILNDYNFIVNVRDISYERYVRNAHWFYKELLAPVLTSTTTIENLVIITDGELGHIPFETFLVEAAPQFQANYKVLHYLLNDYNISYSYSASLWRDNNRVNSQKNNGKLLAMAASYNPEEDSIKMNWRLPAHKRLRSRLTELPAARAEVKILTDKFDGFFGLDSLASEKVFKNKASEYAILHLSMHGLLDHKNQMLSSLAFSEDGDSLENNFLHAYEISKMDLNADLVVLSACETGFGKFEQGNGITSLAQNFAYAGVPSLVASLWQVNDYATSVIMEYLYQNLANGMEKSQALREAKLKYIREAEGELAHPAFWSPFIQIGNTLPIHLALKKSFSSKFWGITGVILILLMGILMKYKKSFS; this comes from the coding sequence ATGCAATATGTACATCCCCTATTTATTATTCTTATCTTTTTTTCTTCAATTGTTGCACAGAATAAACCTAAAAAACTACCGAAGTTATCATTTTCTGAAATTGATAGTTTGATGCATCTAGAATATAACAACCATTCTTATGATAAAGCTATAGCCTATTTAGAAATAGGTAGAATAAAAGCGAAAAAACAGTTTGGTGAATTAGATTCTATTTTTGCAAGTTATACAGCTAATCTAGGCTTACTTAACTCCATAATAGGAAAACAAAAAGAGGCTGAAAAACTTCTTATTCAAGCGAAAAATATCCAAAAAGAAATTTTGGGTAGTCAGCACCTTAGTTTTGCGACGAGCCTTAATAGTTTAGCAATTCTGTATAAGGAAATGGGAGAATATGAAAAAGCTGAAAAGCTATTTATAAAAACTAAAAATATTATACAAAAAAGCCTTGGTGATAAAGACCTAAAGTTTGCAATTACTTTGAGTAACCTAGCCGATTTGTATTTGAATATGGGAAAATATGAAGAAGCGGAAGAGCTTTTACTTCATGCTAAACATATTACAAGCGAAGCTTTTGGAGAAAAAAATATTAATTCAATAACGACGCTCAATAATTTAGCTGCGCTATACCGATTTATGGAAGAATATGAGAAGGCAGAAGTTCTTTTTATGCAAATAGGGAGTATTATAAGAGCTTCTTATGGTGAAGAACATATTGCTTTAGCGACGAACCTTAACAATTTAGCTGCTTTGTACCAGTCTATGGGAAAATCAAGTAAAGTAGAAAAGTTGCTTATTCAAACAAAAGAAATTATAGCTAAGACTTTAGGGGAAAAACACCCTAAATTTGCAATCACAGTTAATAATTTAGCAGATTTGTATTTTAAACTTGGTAAATATAAAAAGGCAGAAGCTCTTTTTTTGCAAGCAGGGAAGATTATAGAAAAAAATTTAGGAAGAGAACACCCTAGCTTAGCAAGTACACTTTGTAACTTAGCTGCTTTGTATGAAAGAATTGGAGCATATAATAAGTCAGAAAAGCTTCTCTTTGAGGCAAAGGATATTCGACTTAAGACATTAGGAACAGAACACCCTGATTATGCGATTGTTCTCAATAATATAGGAAGATTGTATGAAAAAATGAATAGGTTAGAAGAGGCTTTTCTTTTTTGTAAAAGGAGTATAGCGGCTAATTCTATTCAAGTTGATACCCATTTTATAGATTGGTCGAATCTTGATAGTTTTATATATTATTCTAACGAATACATTAATACTTCTATTAATACAACTCTATCTGTATTAGAAAAACAGTATAGGCAAACGGGGGACAAGTCTAAAATAGAGCTTTATTATGAAATTACAAGAACTGCTTTGAGGTTTAATGATAAGATTCGCAACAATTTTAGTGGTAATGGAACTAAATTAAGAACCTTATCAAAAAATACTGAGCTGATAAAAGATGGTTTGAGGATCGGAAGTTTATTAAATAGACCAATTCAAGATCTCTTTCAATTTGCAGAATATAACAAATCTGTATTCCTACTAGATGCGATAAAAAGTACTCATTTATACCAATTAGGAAATTTACCCGATTCATTATTTTATAAAGAGAAGAATATACGAAAAAAGCAAGCGACTCTTGAAGCTAATCTATTGGAGAATCAATCTAAAAATGAGAAAGATAGTCTGTTGGGACTTTTAATTTTAGCAAATGAAGAAATAGATTTATTTAATAAGAAGCTTCGAAAAGAGTACCCCAAATATACTACTATGAAGTATGAACAAAAAAGAATATCAATAGCGGAAATTCAATCGGAATTAGATGAGAGGAGCGCTTTGATTGAGTATGTTATAGGGGACTCAATCGTTTATGTCTTTTACATAGATAAATATAAAGTAAGACTTAAACTGCTCTCTATAGATATTAATGAACTAAACATGAAAATTAAAAACTTACGTGGGATATTGAATGATTATAACTTCATTGTTAATGTAAGGGATATATCCTATGAGAGATATGTTAGAAATGCACATTGGTTTTATAAAGAGTTACTTGCTCCAGTTTTAACAAGTACTACCACTATAGAGAATCTAGTGATTATAACAGATGGAGAATTGGGACATATACCTTTTGAAACATTTTTAGTAGAGGCTGCCCCTCAATTTCAGGCTAATTATAAGGTATTACATTATTTATTGAATGATTATAATATTAGTTATAGCTATTCTGCAAGTTTATGGAGAGACAATAATAGAGTTAATTCTCAAAAAAACAATGGTAAATTATTGGCAATGGCTGCGAGCTACAATCCTGAAGAGGACAGTATAAAAATGAACTGGCGTTTGCCCGCTCATAAACGTTTAAGGTCTAGGCTCACAGAACTTCCAGCAGCTAGAGCAGAAGTAAAAATATTGACAGATAAGTTTGATGGATTTTTTGGTTTAGATTCATTAGCGTCAGAGAAAGTATTTAAAAATAAAGCAAGTGAATATGCTATATTACATTTAAGTATGCATGGCTTATTAGATCATAAAAATCAAATGTTATCTAGTCTAGCATTTTCAGAGGATGGAGATAGTTTGGAAAATAATTTTTTGCATGCATATGAAATTTCGAAAATGGATTTGAATGCAGATTTAGTTGTGCTTTCTGCCTGTGAGACAGGATTTGGAAAATTTGAACAAGGGAATGGAATAACTTCACTTGCTCAGAATTTTGCTTATGCAGGTGTACCTTCTTTGGTTGCTTCTCTTTGGCAGGTTAACGATTATGCTACATCTGTAATCATGGAATATTTATATCAGAACTTAGCGAATGGAATGGAAAAAAGTCAAGCTCTTCGAGAAGCAAAGTTGAAATACATAAGAGAGGCAGAAGGGGAACTTGCTCACCCAGCTTTTTGGTCTCCTTTTATCCAAATCGGAAATACATTACCTATTCATTTAGCGTTAAAGAAATCATTTTCAAGTAAGTTTTGGGGAATAACGGGTGTAATTTTAATATTACTTATGGGAATATTAATGAAGTATAAAAAATCTTTTAGTTAG
- a CDS encoding T9SS type A sorting domain-containing protein, which translates to MFSTNCLPTRPHTPFASPKVELYPNPVTSNAIIQHRLERSASVVITIYNFIGETLKIISIDAQQAGFYKKEINCSNIPNGVYLYSLKLEPEGKSTSLTKRFFILH; encoded by the coding sequence CTGTTTAGTACTAATTGTCTCCCTACTCGCCCCCACACTCCCTTTGCTTCCCCAAAGGTAGAGTTATATCCTAACCCTGTAACGTCAAATGCAATTATCCAACATAGACTAGAAAGAAGTGCTAGTGTGGTAATAACTATCTATAATTTTATAGGTGAAACGTTAAAAATCATTTCTATTGATGCGCAACAAGCTGGTTTTTACAAAAAGGAAATAAATTGTTCAAATATTCCCAATGGCGTTTATCTGTATTCATTAAAATTAGAACCAGAAGGGAAGAGTACGAGCCTAACTAAAAGATTTTTTATACTTCATTAA
- a CDS encoding TonB-dependent receptor — protein MKPKNHSSMRIYHFFMFFLFPQICFSLTELPGNIRGIIINSKSSATIRGAKIKLISFYNRKVIKTSFSGNVGEFIFEDVKPGLYNIECTAFGYKTTRMVGIQIKEDHTKLAYLKLERGSAADIIDMYTYASLEAKGSIKIETGSGTKEAINDALVTAYIITSKEIEDRGYIGLNELLLDIPEFEIQDRYSEYYNSISSRGIYGNEKLLILVNGVRYNSMVGAEYAILENYNIQYAKRVEVILGPASALYGADAYMGVVNIITKKGNEDENLSITNSYGLYNTTNNGFYIGKGNDKINFSMSGGFYYSDGANLNKLYPNDFEWYNNNYLKNGLIRSSPSKSINQTRTLPIKPFDMSRFSYFFEGRLQYKKLSLAILHNQEQHSSSVSAFPEFSPYWRESKHGTSLTNVNIEHTYSPVVSKKWSLKTLLNTSFMFVTPNSKFVDAYSNYQNAYQLSSDMGIRLTETLNYKFNKYHTLIGGLTLQHSMALPKTSDLPQKHNVVIPLEKIIPAEENIYYLGTNHIDEDGNSLKIYQNFYYIRRVILSGFVEYHARIKDKLLITLGGRFDKFWDYSRYSTPERVHHYYSFNPRVGLVYKPFNSFNIKLFYGEGYLQPPPQQKYNHFGTFFPVANSAGKYTHIEGDIWRIPNEELLPEKVHSTELSTKFSKGNFSIATNGYFNFIKNTIKTETNFNSPKFKGIPVVATEKTVNSTEPIIAYGATLRIDYKVSWGRKDNIGFKINSSYTYADGLTKKNQYLPFTAKHTIKANLLFWLHSLTVNNSIIYRSISYSNVQTDAQGNYWQIGSPSYAIWNLSLRYRLLKKKKIKLDLFFKVNNLLNSKYYHLTKGSSISFKTSPQDPIRFIGGVTIKLDT, from the coding sequence ATGAAACCTAAGAATCATTCTAGTATGAGGATTTATCACTTTTTTATGTTTTTTTTATTCCCACAAATTTGTTTTTCACTCACAGAGCTCCCTGGAAATATTCGAGGGATTATTATAAATAGCAAATCTAGTGCTACTATCAGAGGAGCTAAAATTAAACTTATTTCTTTTTACAATAGGAAAGTAATAAAAACATCATTTTCTGGGAACGTAGGAGAATTTATTTTTGAAGATGTAAAACCTGGACTCTACAATATAGAGTGCACTGCCTTTGGATATAAAACAACAAGAATGGTTGGAATCCAAATCAAAGAAGATCACACAAAACTAGCATACTTAAAACTTGAAAGGGGTTCAGCAGCTGATATTATAGATATGTATACCTACGCCTCACTAGAAGCCAAAGGATCGATAAAAATAGAAACAGGTTCTGGCACTAAAGAAGCTATAAATGATGCATTAGTAACAGCATATATCATTACATCCAAAGAGATTGAAGATAGAGGATATATCGGATTAAATGAATTACTCTTAGATATTCCAGAATTTGAAATTCAAGATAGGTATAGCGAGTATTATAATTCTATTTCCTCTCGAGGAATCTATGGAAATGAAAAACTATTAATTCTAGTTAATGGGGTTCGGTACAATAGTATGGTTGGTGCAGAATATGCCATTCTTGAAAATTATAATATTCAATATGCTAAACGAGTAGAAGTAATATTGGGTCCAGCCTCAGCATTATATGGAGCAGATGCTTACATGGGAGTTGTCAACATCATTACTAAAAAAGGAAATGAAGATGAAAATCTATCTATAACCAACAGCTATGGCTTATATAACACTACTAATAATGGTTTTTATATAGGGAAAGGAAATGATAAGATTAATTTTTCGATGTCAGGAGGTTTCTATTATTCGGATGGCGCTAATCTAAATAAATTATATCCTAATGATTTTGAGTGGTATAACAATAATTATTTAAAGAATGGGCTAATCCGCTCTAGTCCATCTAAATCTATAAATCAAACTAGAACATTGCCTATCAAGCCATTTGATATGAGTAGATTTAGCTATTTCTTTGAAGGAAGACTGCAATACAAAAAATTGAGTCTAGCAATACTTCATAATCAAGAACAACACTCCAGTTCTGTTAGTGCTTTCCCTGAATTTTCTCCTTATTGGAGAGAATCTAAACACGGAACATCACTAACTAATGTAAACATAGAGCATACATATAGCCCTGTAGTTTCTAAAAAATGGTCATTAAAAACATTATTGAATACATCTTTTATGTTTGTGACTCCTAATAGCAAGTTTGTCGATGCCTATTCCAATTATCAAAATGCATATCAGCTTAGTTCTGACATGGGAATAAGGTTAACAGAAACACTAAACTACAAATTTAATAAGTATCATACACTAATAGGTGGTCTTACGCTACAACATTCTATGGCATTACCCAAAACTAGTGATCTGCCCCAAAAACATAACGTAGTAATTCCTCTAGAAAAGATCATCCCTGCGGAAGAAAATATCTATTATCTAGGCACTAATCATATAGACGAAGATGGCAACAGCCTAAAAATTTATCAAAATTTTTATTACATCAGAAGGGTTATACTATCTGGGTTCGTAGAATACCATGCAAGAATTAAAGATAAATTATTAATTACATTAGGCGGACGCTTTGATAAATTTTGGGATTATAGCAGATATTCGACACCCGAAAGAGTGCACCATTATTATAGTTTTAATCCCCGAGTAGGTCTTGTTTATAAGCCTTTTAATTCTTTCAACATTAAACTATTTTATGGAGAGGGGTATTTACAACCTCCTCCACAACAGAAATATAATCACTTTGGAACCTTTTTCCCTGTAGCTAATAGTGCTGGAAAATATACTCATATTGAAGGTGACATATGGAGAATTCCGAACGAAGAATTATTACCCGAAAAAGTTCATAGTACAGAATTATCAACCAAATTTTCCAAAGGGAATTTCTCAATTGCAACGAATGGTTATTTTAACTTTATTAAAAACACAATAAAAACGGAAACCAATTTCAACTCACCTAAATTCAAGGGCATCCCCGTTGTTGCTACAGAAAAAACGGTTAATAGCACAGAACCAATAATAGCCTATGGCGCTACTCTTCGAATTGACTATAAAGTTTCATGGGGACGTAAAGACAATATAGGGTTTAAAATTAATAGTAGTTACACTTATGCTGATGGTTTGACTAAGAAAAATCAATACCTTCCATTTACAGCAAAACACACTATTAAAGCTAATTTATTATTCTGGTTACATTCCTTAACAGTCAATAATAGTATTATCTATAGATCGATTAGTTATAGTAATGTTCAAACGGATGCTCAAGGAAATTATTGGCAAATAGGTAGTCCATCTTATGCAATTTGGAACTTATCTCTCCGTTATCGTCTCTTAAAGAAAAAAAAGATAAAGCTAGATCTCTTTTTCAAAGTTAATAACCTATTAAATAGTAAATATTATCATTTAACAAAGGGTTCCTCTATCTCTTTCAAAACCTCTCCCCAAGATCCCATTCGCTTTATTGGAGGAGTAACAATAAAATTAGATACTTAA
- a CDS encoding FISUMP domain-containing protein, which yields MKNNLLILFIFTFFTALLVGCGKDENTTSSKSKLEPHTLFIVSGNNQTDTISKELSLPLKVQVQDSLGGAYEGHKVTFTIGSGGGILDSVVNGSPNTLIRVITDENGFAEVIWTLGETVGNQSVSVNSDVPNGSPLVFTAEALNNCTTFIDPRDGEEYCQITIGNQTWMAENLRYNVHGSILNPDNPSVIYGRLYPWGTALTACPNGWHLPSDAEWSTLEVALGMNIGSSTLQGYRGTHAPVMMAKNWSGNALFISDNDRKNSSGFNAYPAGIHYGTTFSHRTIMAMFWTSNQGAASKAMVRSINPDDDRGVQRNVNIDQTWRISCRCVKD from the coding sequence ATGAAAAATAATCTATTGATTCTATTTATTTTTACTTTTTTTACTGCCTTATTGGTTGGATGTGGGAAAGACGAGAATACTACAAGTTCAAAGTCAAAACTAGAACCTCATACATTGTTCATTGTATCAGGAAATAATCAAACAGATACAATTTCTAAAGAATTAAGTCTACCATTAAAAGTACAAGTACAAGATTCTCTAGGAGGAGCTTATGAAGGTCATAAAGTCACTTTTACTATTGGAAGTGGGGGGGGAATTTTGGATTCGGTAGTAAATGGAAGCCCAAATACTCTTATAAGAGTAATAACTGACGAAAATGGTTTTGCAGAAGTGATTTGGACATTAGGAGAGACTGTAGGGAACCAAAGCGTATCAGTAAATTCTGATGTGCCAAATGGTTCTCCCTTAGTATTTACAGCAGAAGCCTTAAATAATTGTACGACTTTTATAGATCCAAGGGATGGGGAAGAATATTGTCAAATTACAATAGGTAACCAAACATGGATGGCGGAAAATCTGCGTTATAATGTTCATGGATCTATTTTAAATCCAGATAATCCATCTGTAATTTATGGAAGATTATATCCTTGGGGAACAGCATTAACTGCTTGTCCAAATGGTTGGCATCTGCCTTCAGATGCAGAATGGAGTACTCTAGAAGTAGCCTTGGGCATGAATATAGGTAGTTCTACTCTCCAAGGATATAGAGGAACTCATGCCCCTGTCATGATGGCTAAAAATTGGTCAGGTAATGCACTTTTTATATCAGATAATGACAGAAAGAATTCTTCAGGTTTTAATGCTTATCCAGCAGGAATTCATTATGGGACAACTTTTTCGCATCGTACTATTATGGCAATGTTTTGGACTTCAAATCAAGGGGCAGCTTCTAAAGCAATGGTTCGTTCAATAAATCCTGACGACGATAGAGGGGTACAACGTAATGTTAACATTGACCAGACATGGAGAATTTCTTGTCGTTGTGTTAAAGATTAA
- a CDS encoding tyrosine-type recombinase/integrase, which produces MKEGADEEPIFHKYTNQYFNRTLKELAAIPKTITSHVGRHTSATHLVSKVPIHILKAILQHSKIETTMRYLMESILEKAYWDSSKRSESAYVRRIKELLPDRYLDYFLSRNEIFARLFEQYISYKLKELKIKNVFLTKTKYHTAQYMLLSEIKTVVLLFDKLLIQMRKHF; this is translated from the coding sequence ATAAAAGAGGGTGCTGACGAGGAACCGATCTTTCATAAATACACCAACCAGTATTTTAATCGTACCCTCAAAGAGTTAGCTGCCATTCCCAAAACAATCACGAGCCATGTCGGTCGCCATACTTCTGCTACACATTTAGTCTCTAAGGTGCCCATTCATATTTTAAAGGCGATCTTACAACATTCTAAGATTGAAACGACTATGCGCTATTTGATGGAGTCGATTTTAGAAAAGGCGTATTGGGATAGCAGCAAACGCTCTGAGTCTGCTTATGTGAGACGTATTAAGGAGCTGCTTCCTGATCGTTATTTGGATTATTTTCTAAGTAGAAATGAGATTTTTGCTCGTTTATTTGAACAGTACATTTCTTATAAACTAAAGGAATTGAAGATTAAAAATGTCTTTCTAACTAAAACCAAGTACCACACCGCTCAATATATGCTCCTTTCGGAAATTAAAACGGTGGTGCTGCTTTTTGACAAGTTATTGATCCAAATGAGAAAGCATTTTTAG
- a CDS encoding T9SS type A sorting domain-containing protein produces MAKITFFLLAMILSFLGINVQAQQIPTQDLVVEYQFDNNLLETSGSSYNAGALTSTNSVNYVQGIDGNDAVSPNGEVLSNVGNIAFSSNVKQYVVSFWFKANASGSTTPFNLLELKDQNNSNIGLTVEVANNGQQLNVTQNASGLTSLGSFNSFSGYLDNNWHHIAVKLVYWPGGQKYYLRTYLDNVKIIDDQAQVSLNNIWVFGGLNIYIPSQVMGTGIAQDLKIDNFRFYEAPITPTQIAALYNEKNNGSTCAIINIPDANFKNALLDHGTIIVGTDVSVIDTDGDGEICQNEAQAYTGAIEVNSRNITDLTGIEAFVNIIRLSCNQNQLSNLDVSQNTALTKLYCLYNQLTSLDVSQNTALTALNCTSNQLTSLDVSQNTALQMLVVPNNNLSSLDVSQNTTLTDLFCLNNLLSSLNVANGNNSNISIMNSVNNTNLTCIQHDNGFDPTTNSSWTKDVTANWNTSCNTLDIEDIEFAKSISLYPNPASNIVMIEMDNLQSVKVVDMQGKEVLKSTNNKIDVSALKTGMYFVKITNNNGNIATKKLLKNKF; encoded by the coding sequence ATGGCAAAAATTACATTTTTTTTATTAGCAATGATTCTTTCATTTTTAGGAATAAATGTGCAAGCACAACAAATACCTACGCAAGATTTAGTCGTAGAGTACCAGTTTGATAACAACCTTTTAGAAACGAGCGGAAGTTCCTATAATGCTGGAGCTTTAACATCAACAAATAGTGTTAATTATGTTCAAGGAATAGACGGAAATGACGCTGTGTCTCCAAATGGAGAAGTATTGAGTAATGTAGGAAATATTGCTTTTTCTAGTAATGTAAAGCAATATGTAGTAAGTTTTTGGTTCAAAGCAAATGCTAGTGGTAGTACCACACCATTTAATCTATTAGAGTTAAAAGACCAAAATAACAGCAATATAGGCTTAACCGTTGAAGTAGCAAATAATGGCCAACAATTAAATGTTACACAAAATGCTAGTGGTTTAACTAGTCTGGGATCATTTAACAGTTTTTCAGGTTATTTAGACAATAATTGGCATCATATAGCAGTAAAACTTGTTTATTGGCCTGGGGGACAAAAATATTATTTACGTACTTATCTTGATAATGTAAAAATTATTGATGATCAAGCACAGGTTTCTTTAAATAACATTTGGGTTTTTGGAGGGTTAAACATTTACATTCCTTCACAAGTTATGGGAACAGGAATTGCTCAAGATTTGAAAATAGACAATTTCCGTTTTTACGAAGCTCCAATTACCCCAACACAAATAGCTGCATTATATAACGAAAAAAACAACGGAAGTACTTGTGCAATTATAAACATACCAGATGCTAACTTTAAAAATGCCTTATTGGATCACGGAACAATTATTGTAGGAACAGACGTTAGTGTAATAGATACAGATGGTGATGGTGAAATTTGTCAAAATGAAGCACAAGCTTACACAGGAGCTATAGAAGTTAATTCTAGAAATATTACTGACCTTACAGGAATTGAAGCCTTTGTGAATATAATTAGATTGAGTTGTAATCAAAATCAATTAAGTAATTTAGATGTGAGCCAAAATACTGCATTAACAAAACTTTATTGTTTGTATAATCAATTGACCAGTTTAGATGTCAGCCAAAATACAGCTTTAACTGCTTTAAATTGTACGTCTAATCAATTAACCAGTTTAGATGTGAGTCAAAATACAGCTTTACAAATGTTAGTTGTTCCCAATAACAATTTGTCTAGTTTAGATGTGAGTCAAAATACAACTTTAACAGATCTTTTTTGTCTTAATAACTTACTATCAAGTCTCAATGTAGCAAATGGGAATAATAGTAATATTAGTATTATGAATTCTGTTAACAATACTAACCTAACATGTATTCAGCATGATAATGGTTTTGATCCAACAACTAATAGTAGCTGGACAAAAGATGTTACAGCAAATTGGAATACAAGCTGTAATACTCTTGATATTGAAGACATTGAATTTGCAAAGAGCATTTCTCTTTACCCCAATCCTGCAAGTAATATTGTAATGATTGAGATGGATAACCTACAATCGGTAAAAGTGGTCGATATGCAAGGAAAAGAAGTGTTAAAAAGCACCAATAACAAAATTGATGTTTCTGCATTAAAAACAGGAATGTACTTTGTCAAAATAACAAACAACAATGGAAATATTGCCACTAAAAAGCTATTAAAAAACAAATTTTAG
- a CDS encoding helix-turn-helix domain-containing protein, with protein sequence MHNKLIDKNLGKATQSIIWEMKQKGLIVPEKIDSDETLKIINQSSYMIAIVEDDFLSATLVSDNMLTNFMGTSCNRLTDFDLLSFVTTMDSSLFNHIPKTRAFFKKNKNAPYFFQLKSKDFNQNTTCFNGVYVPLLEEPTYYLAVVKKTDNIPQETLTKQEREVALLLQKGYTRNEIAERLYISNNTVHYHTKNIFKKLGINRKTLLPTIIL encoded by the coding sequence ATGCATAATAAATTAATTGACAAGAATTTAGGCAAAGCAACGCAAAGTATTATTTGGGAGATGAAACAAAAAGGGTTAATTGTTCCCGAAAAAATAGATTCTGATGAAACATTAAAAATTATTAACCAATCATCGTATATGATTGCCATTGTTGAAGATGATTTTCTTAGTGCAACTTTAGTAAGTGATAATATGCTCACCAATTTTATGGGAACATCGTGCAACCGATTAACAGATTTTGACTTACTTTCATTTGTAACAACAATGGATTCTTCGTTATTTAATCATATCCCTAAAACTCGTGCTTTTTTTAAAAAGAATAAAAATGCCCCTTATTTTTTTCAACTAAAAAGTAAAGATTTTAACCAAAACACCACCTGCTTTAATGGTGTCTATGTTCCTCTGCTAGAAGAACCTACATATTATCTAGCTGTTGTAAAAAAAACAGACAATATTCCCCAAGAAACTCTCACAAAACAAGAACGAGAGGTTGCTTTACTCCTACAAAAAGGTTATACACGAAACGAAATTGCTGAACGATTATATATTAGTAACAACACCGTACACTACCACACTAAGAACATTTTTAAAAAACTTGGAATCAATAGAAAAACACTACTGCCTACTATAATTTTGTGA